The DNA region AGATAGCCGGGCACCGCCAGCATGACGGCGCAGATCGTCACCAGCATGGCGGCGAAGCGCATGCTGTCGTCGTAGGTCTTGAACACCTCCGCCTTGCGGATGCCGACATAGAGGATGCCGACCGTGGCGCCGGCGGCGTCCTTGATCGGGTCATAGGCGGCGTAATAGGGCTCGCCCAGAATCTCGACCATGCCGCGGAAGGGAGCGCCCTGGCGCAGCACCGCGTCGTAGGCGGGCCCCTGCGCCAGCGTGGTGCCGACCGCGCGGCCGCCGTCGGCGTTGGTCACGTTGGTGGCGATGCGGCGGTCGCCGAGGAACAGGGTGGCGGTGCCGCCGGTGATGCGCTTGATCCGGTCGACCACGAGGTTGTTGTCGTTCATCACGACGCCGTCCAGCAGCAGCTTGCCGTCGGCGACGGTGAAGCGGCCGCCGCGCTCCTGCAACGACGACCAGGCGATGTCGATGCTGAGACGCTGCATGTCGATCGCCTGCCGTTCCAGATCACGGACGATCACCTGACCGATCGCGAACAGGATCGCCGTGCTGAGGATCAGCATGCCGACAAGGTTCAACAGCGTGACTTTCGTGGAAATCGAAAGCCGACCGACAAAAACGCGCAGGCGGTTCATCAATTCCATCCACCGGAAAAGCATGTTGCGGGTGCTGGTTCACAGTCACTGGCGCCATGTCATCCGGATCTGCGCTTCCATCATATGATTTACATCAAAAGGCAGCCGCGATTTGTCACAGTTTCGTAATCCATCCCGGCTCGGCCAACCGGCGATTGTTACGAACCCGCCCGCATCGCAAATACATCTCCACCGCTGTTGGAAAGGGTCGCGCTCAGAACAGCCGGGCGCCGTCCGGCACCACCTGATCCGGGCCGACCAGCACCACGGCGCCCCCGGCGTCGGGCAGGCCGAGACACAGAACCTCGCTGGTGAAGGGGCCGATCCGCTTGGGCGGAAAATTCACCACCGCCAGCACCTGCCGGCCGACCAGCGCCTCGGCGGTGTAATGGCCGGTGATCTGGGCGGAACTGCGCCTGGTGCCGATCTCTCCGCCGAAATCGATGGTCAGCTTGTAGGCCGGCTTGCGGGCCTCCGGGAAGGGATCGACGGCGCGGATGGTGCCGACACGGATATCGACCTTGGCGAAATCGTCATAGCTGATGGTCATGGCCTGTCCGGTCCGGTTTTGCGGTCGGGATCAGGGTAGCGCGGCGGCATCCGGATCGGAACCGGGCATTGGAACCGGGACAGGGGAATCGCATACGGAAAAGCCTTGCCATTCCTATCGGATTTGATTCTACCCGGCGGACCGATTTGGGCGTTGGGGGAACGAGATGGAAGGGTTCAAAGCGTGCTTTGGAGCGCTGGACGATCCACGACGGGGCAATGCTCGTCAACACGACCTTCATGAAATGCTGATGATCGCTCTCTGCACGTTCCTGTGCGGTGGGCGAACCTGCATCGACATGGCGGAGTTCGCTGACGAACGTCAGGAGTTTCTGGGCGAATTCCTCACCTTAAAGGGCGGTCCGCCATCGCACGATACCTTCAGCCGGCTGTTTCGTCTCCTTGATCCCAAGCAGTTTCAGGCCTGTTTCCG from Azospirillum sp. B510 includes:
- a CDS encoding tRNA-binding protein codes for the protein MTISYDDFAKVDIRVGTIRAVDPFPEARKPAYKLTIDFGGEIGTRRSSAQITGHYTAEALVGRQVLAVVNFPPKRIGPFTSEVLCLGLPDAGGAVVLVGPDQVVPDGARLF